From one Malus sylvestris chromosome 1, drMalSylv7.2, whole genome shotgun sequence genomic stretch:
- the LOC126620657 gene encoding protein RNA-directed DNA methylation 3-like isoform X4, translating to MASKGKGIATGGGFSGGKRKHDDKSGGGRKRGNPGVLRFFEDVADEADDGDESDFDDDFMEEEFETEPVAPNDPGKAHNLPFVPKEEDLDGEEFEKMMEERYRSGSSYVTYAEDNYENKRSVDGNVLPNVKDPIIWKVKCMVGRERHSAFCMMQKFVDFRSLGTKLQIVSAFAVEHIKGFVFIEADKQSDINEACKGICSIYPSRVMPVPNNEVSHLLSPRTKSNGITAGMWARVKNGNYKGDLAQVVFVNDLRKRATVKLIPRIDLQAMAAKFGGGGTRKKRSAPAPRLISSNELEEFRPLIQYRTDRESGMKFEFLDGLMFKDGYVYKKVSIDSLSFWGVMPSEEELLKFTPSENTKNEDEDWLTELYGTTEKKRRTIKIEEGGGKGEGSSGSMGKGEGSSGSMGKGEGTSGSMGKGEGSSGSMGKGEGSSQTMGKGEGSSGSKGKGEGSSGSMGKGEDSSASMGKGKGSSVSSGNGFELYDLVCFGRKDFGLVIGMEKDDSYKILKEGVEGPIVLMVQKRELKNVLSDMKFTALDQHMKAICVSDTVKVLQGPLEGRQGIVKQIYRGTIFLYDENETENGGYFCSKSQMCEKVKLYIDSCKEKDGDSGALGFGDFVSSPKSPLSPKKPWQERDSNFSQGDKDGMFSIGQTVRIRVGPLKGYLCRILAIRRADITVKLDSQQKVLTVTKEHISEVRGKSSNVLIGEDPESSLKPFDLLGSEGGSNDWTNGAGASAGGDGWDAGGASAGGGGWNAGGASGESNSWASANLVKKDDDTSWGSKAAPSTASSWGAAAAPTADNNDQGAGWGKSDAWGKSSAKTEGDSSAPDNSDQGASWGKSNTWGKSSAKAGGDSSAPDNNDQGAGWGKSDAWGKSSAKTGGGSGAPADNNDQGAGWGKSDSWGKSSAKTGGDSSAPDNNDQGAGWGKSDSWGQKAEPAGTGQLDSWGKGKNVVDAGAWGKKSDAPSGDISSPGWAQQKSWDKGNAVGSDGPAWGKPQNKATGNWSSKDEPTVGDAGWKSSTPAENVQTGSWGKAGGSSTESKQDGSSSWGKPAGDSSWGKQTGGSSWGKQADVTAAGVGNNGGKWGKGSAANEQQSGGGGDQSSGWGQTKAWQGGSSGGGGDQVSKWGQKGNWNSGSSETGGSQESGWGKKSDGNIGSASSGGNQDSTWGKIINSNSGSDDTGGNLDSSWGKKSTWNSQSSETGGNQESSWGKKSDWKSGSDDTGGNQDSTWGKKSSWNSGTGDADQKSSWGSKSSWNSTDGGNGDQPEDSSGGNWRGGRGFGGRGGDRDGDRGGFGDGGRRGGFGGRGGGGSNGACFKCGESGHMSRECPQGGGGGKGGACFKCGESGHMSRECPQGGGGGGGGACYKCGESGHMARDCSQGGGSYGGGSRSGGGGGGGACFKCGDSGHMARECPQGGGGGSSGACYKCGESGHMARDCSQGGGGYGGGGRGSGGRGSGGGGGCYKCGQSGHFARECPNSG from the exons ATGGCGTCTAAGGGTAAGGGGATCGCCACCGGAGGTGGATTCTCCGGCGGGAAGCGTAAGCACGATGACAAGTCCGGTGGTGGCCGGAAGAGGGGCAACCCCGGCGTTCTTAGATTCTTCGAAGACGTCGCTGACGAAGCCGACGACGGCGACGAGAGTGACTTCGATGACG ATTTTATGGAAGAAGAATTTGAAACAGAACCTGTAGCCCCGAATGACCCAGGGAAAGCACATAACCTTCCATTCGTTCCTAAAGAGGAGGATCTGGATGGTGAAGAGTTTGAAAAAATGATGGAAGAACGATACAGGAGTGGCTCGAGCTATGTAACCTATGCTGAAGATAATTATGAGAACAAAAGGTCTGTTGATGGAAATGTTCTGCCTAATGTTAAGGATCCAATCATCTGGAAAGTGAAATGCATG GTTGGCCGCGAGAGGCATTCAGCTTTCTGTATGATGCAGAAGTTTGTTGACTTCCGATCGCTAGGTACCAAACTACAGATTGTTTCTGCATTTGCTGTTGAGCACATCAAGGGTTTTGTTTTCATCGAAGCTGACAAGCAATCTGATATTAATGAG GCATGTAAAGGAATTTGTAGTATATACCCATCCCGAGTAATGCCAGTTCCAAATAACGAAGTTTCTCATTTGCTGTCTCCTCGGACTAAATCCAATGGAATTACTGCGGGCATGTGGGCTCGTGTGAAGAATGGGAACTACAAGGGTGATTTGGCACAG GTTGTATTTGTGAATGATTTACGAAAAAGAGCGACCGTAAAGCTGATCCCCAGAATTGATCTTCAAGCAATGGCTGCAAAATTT GGTGGAGGAGGTACTAGAAAGAAAAGGTCTGCACCTGCCCCAAGATTGATCAGCTCAAACGAACTCGA GGAGTTCCGCCCTCTCATCCAGTACAGGACTGATCGTGAAAGTGGCATGAAGTTTGAATTTCTTGATGGTCTGATGTTCAAGGATGGATATGTATACAAAAAAGTATCAATAGATTCATTAAGCTTCTGGGGTGTTATGCCATCAGAAGAAGAGCTACTGAAATTCACTCCTTCTGAGAACACCAAAAATGAGGATGAGGACTGGCTTACAGAGCTTTATGGTAcaacagaaaagaaaaggcgGACCATCAAAATTGAAGAAGGCGGTGGTAAAGGAGAGGGTTCATCAGGTTCTATGGGGAAAGGAGAGGGTTCATCAGGGTCTATGGGGAAAGGAGAGGGCACATCAGGGTCTATGGGGAAAGGAGAGGGTTCATCAGGATCTATGGGGAAAGGAGAGGGTTCATCACAGACTATGGGGAAAGGAGAGGGTTCATCTGGGTCTAAGGGGAAAGGAGAGGGTTCATCAGGTTCTATGGGAAAGGGTGAGGACTCATCAGCGTCTATGGGGAAAGGAAAGGGTTCTTCAGTGTCCAGTGGGAATGGCTTTGAACTGTATGATCTTGTTTGTTTTGG CCGGAAAGATTTTGGTCTTGTAATAGGCATGGAGAAAGATGATAGCTACAAG ATTCTGAAAGAGGGGGTGGAAGGACCTATTGTGCTGATGGTTCAGAAGCGTGAGTTAAAAAATGTTCTTTCTGATATGAAATTTACGGCATTAGATCAGCACATGAAGGCCATATGCGTTAGTGATACTGTCAAAGTGTTGCAAGGACCTTTGGAG GGTAGGCAGGGTATTGTTAAGCAAATCTATAGAGGCACCATATTCTTGTATGATGAGAACGAGACAGAAAATGGTGGTTATTTTTGCTCAAAATCACAAATGTGTGAGAAAGTTAAGCTTTACATTGATTCTTGCAAAGAGAAG GATGGGGATTCAGGTGCTCTGGGTTTTGGAGATTTCGTGTCGTCTCCTAAATCCCCGCTATCGCCAAAAAAGCCATGGCAAGAAAGGGATAGTAACT TCAGTCAGGGTGATAAAGATGGAATGTTCTCAATTGGTCAAACTGTAAGAATCCGTGTGGGTCCATTGAAGGGATACCTCTGTCGCATCTTGGCTATACGCCGTGCTGATATTACTGTTAAGCTTGATTCTCAGCAAAAGGTTCTTACAG TTACAAAAGAGCATATTTCTGAAGTTCGTGGAAAGAGCTCTAATGTGCTGATTGG TGAGGACCCGGAGTCCAGTTTAAAACCATTTGATTTGCTCGGAAGTGAAGGAGGCTCAAATG ACTGGACAAATGGAGCTGGGGCATCTGCGGGGGGTGATGGGTGGGATGCTGGAGGGGCATCAGCCGGGGGTGGTGGGTGGAATGCTGGAGGGGCATCTGGTGAAAG TAATTCTTGGGCTAGTGCAAATCTTGTTAAAAAAG ATGATGATACTTCTTGGGGGAGCAAAGCGGCTCCAAGTACAGCTTCATCCTGGGGTGCAGCAGCAGCACCAACAGCAGATAACAATGATCAAGGTGCCGGCTGGGGAAAAAGTGACGCTTGGGGAAAATCAAGTGCTAAAACTGAGGGTGATAGTAGTGCACCAGATAACAGTGATCAAGGTGCTAGCTGGGGAAAAAGCAACACTTGGGGAAAATCAAGTGCTAAAGCTGGAGGTGACAGTAGTGCACCAGATAACAATGATCAAGGTGCTGGCTGGGGAAAAAGCGATGCTTGGGGAAAATCAAGTGCTAAAACTGGGGGTGGCAGCGGTGCACCAGCAGATAACAATGATCAAGGCGCTGGTTGGGGAAAAAGCGACTCTTGGGGGAAATCAAGTGCTAAAACTGGGGGTGACAGCAGTGCCCCAGATAACAATGACCAAGGTGCTGGCTGGGGAAAAAGTGATTCTTGGGGGCAGAAGGCTGAACCTGCTGGGACGGGTCAACTGGATTCATGGGGCAAAGGTAAAAATGTTGTTGATGCGGGAGCATGGGGAAAGAAGTCTGATGCACCATCTGGTGATATTTCAAGCCCTGGGTGGGCTCAACAGAAATCTTGGGACAAAGGAAATGCAGTCGGTAGTGATGGGCCTGCTTGGGGTAAGCCTCAGAATAAAGCCACAGGGAACTGGAGCAGTAAAGATGAACCAACTGTTGGTGATGCAGGGTGGAAAAGCTCAACACCTGCTGAAAATGTTCAGACTGGAAGCTGGGGTAAGGCAGGTGGCAGTTCAACCGAGAGTAAACAAGATGGCAGTTCTTCTTGGGGTAAGCCAGCTGGCGATTCTTCATGGGGTAAACAAACTGGAGGGTCTTCATGGGGTAAACAAGCTGATGTAACCGCTGCCGGAGTGGGGAACAATGGAGGCAAGTGGGGCAAAGGATCTGCCGCCAATGAACAACAAAGTGGGGGAGGGGGAGATCAATCATCAGGCTGGGGTCAAACTAAAGCTTGGCAAGGTGGGTCAAGTGGCGGAGGGGGAGATCAGGTTTCTAAATGGGGCCAGAAAGGCAATTGGAACTCAGGATCTAGTGAGACTGGTGGCAGTCAAGAGTCTGGTTGGGGTAAGAAAAGCGATGGGAACATCGGATCTGCTTCCTCAGGTGGGAACCAGGATTCTACTTGGGGCAAGATAATCAACTCGAACTCTGGATCCGACGACACTGGTGGAAATCTTGATTCTAGTTGGGGGAAGAAGAGTACTTGGAATTCTCAATCTAGTGAGACTGGTGGCAATCAAGAGTCCAGTTGGGGGAAGAAAAGTGATTGGAAATCAGGATCTGATGACACCGGTGGGAACCAGGATTCAACTTGGGGCAAAAAAAGTAGTTGGAACTCAGGAACTGGTGATGCAGATCAGAAATCGAGTTGGGGCAGTAAAAGCAGTTGGAATTCAACAGATGGTGGGAATGGAGACCAGCCTGAGGATTCAAGTGGTGGGAATTGGAGAGGTGGACGTGGTTTTGGAGGTAGAGGCGGTGATAGAGATGGTGACAGAGGGGGTTTTGGAGATGGTGGGCGTAGAGGGGGTTTTGGGGGTAGAGGTGGAGGCGGGAGCAATGGTGCTTGCTTCAAATGTGGTGAATCTGGGCACATGTCGAGGGAGTGCCCCCAGGGTGGTGGAGGTGGTAAAG GTGGTGCTTGCTTCAAGTGTGGTGAGTCCGGGCACATGTCGAGGGAGTGCCCCCAGGGTGGTGGAGGCGGTGGAGGTGGTGCTTGCTACAAGTGTGGTGAGTCTGGGCACATGGCGAGGGATTGCTCCCAGGGCGGTGGAAGCTATGGTGGTGGCAGCCGTAGCGGTGGAGGCGGCGGCGGTGGTGCTTGCTTCAAGTGTGGTGATTCTGGGCATATGGCGAGGGAGTGCCCCCAGGGCGGTGGAGGGGGTAGCAGTGGTGCTTGCTACAAGTGTGGTGAGTCAGGGCACATGGCGAGGGACTGCTCCCAGGGCGGTGGAGGCTATGGTGGTGGTGGCCGTGGCAGTGGTGGCCGTGGCAGTGGTGGAGGCGGTGGCTGCTACAAGTGCGGACAGTCTGGCCATTTCGCAAGGGAGTGCCCGAACAGTGGTTAA
- the LOC126620657 gene encoding protein RNA-directed DNA methylation 3-like isoform X3, producing the protein MASKGKGIATGGGFSGGKRKHDDKSGGGRKRGNPGVLRFFEDVADEADDGDESDFDDDFMEEEFETEPVAPNDPGKAHNLPFVPKEEDLDGEEFEKMMEERYRSGSSYVTYAEDNYENKRSVDGNVLPNVKDPIIWKVKCMVGRERHSAFCMMQKFVDFRSLGTKLQIVSAFAVEHIKGFVFIEADKQSDINEACKGICSIYPSRVMPVPNNEVSHLLSPRTKSNGITAGMWARVKNGNYKGDLAQVVFVNDLRKRATVKLIPRIDLQAMAAKFGGGGTRKKRSAPAPRLISSNELEEFRPLIQYRTDRESGMKFEFLDGLMFKDGYVYKKVSIDSLSFWGVMPSEEELLKFTPSENTKNEDEDWLTELYGTTEKKRRTIKIEEGGGKGEGSSGSMGKGEGSSGSMGKGEGTSGSMGKGEGSSGSMGKGEGSSQTMGKGEGSSGSKGKGEGSSGSMGKGEDSSASMGKGKGSSVSSGNGFELYDLVCFGRKDFGLVIGMEKDDSYKILKEGVEGPIVLMVQKRELKNVLSDMKFTALDQHMKAICVSDTVKVLQGPLEGRQGIVKQIYRGTIFLYDENETENGGYFCSKSQMCEKVKLYIDSCKEKDGDSGALGFGDFVSSPKSPLSPKKPWQERDSNFSQGDKDGMFSIGQTVRIRVGPLKGYLCRILAIRRADITVKLDSQQKVLTVTKEHISEVRGKSSNVLIGEDPESSLKPFDLLGSEGGSNDWTNGAGASAGGDGWDAGGASAGGGGWNAGGASGESNSWASANLVKKDDDTSWGSKAAPSTASSWGAAAAPTADNNDQGAGWGKSDAWGKSSAKTEGDSSAPDNSDQGASWGKSNTWGKSSAKAGGDSSAPDNNDQGAGWGKSDAWGKSSAKTGGGSGAPADNNDQGAGWGKSDSWGKSSAKTGGDSSAPDNNDQGAGWGKSDSWGQKAEPAGTGQLDSWGKGKNVVDAGAWGKKSDAPSGDISSPGWAQQKSWDKGNAVGSDGPAWGKPQNKATGNWSSKDEPTVGDAGWKSSTPAENVQTGSWGKAGGSSTESKQDGSSSWGKPAGDSSWGKQTGGSSWGKQADVTAAGVGNNGGKWGKGSAANEQQSGGGGDQSSGWGQTKAWQGGSSGGGGDQVSKWGQKGNWNSGSSETGGSQESGWGKKSDGNIGSASSGGNQDSTWGKIINSNSGSDDTGGNLDSSWGKKSTWNSQSSETGGNQESSWGKKSDWKSGSDDTGGNQDSTWGKKSSWNSGTGDADQKSSWGSKSSWNSTDGGNGDQPEDSSGGNWRGGRGFGGRGGDRDGDRGGFGDGGRRGGFGGRGGGGSNGACFKCGESGHMSRECPQGGGGGKGGACFKCGESGHMSRECPQGGGGGKGGACYKCGESGHMARDCSQGGGSYGGGSRSGGGGGGGACFKCGDSGHMARECPQGGGGGSSGACYKCGESGHMARDCSQGGGGYGGGGRGSGGRGSGGGGGCYKCGQSGHFARECPNSG; encoded by the exons ATGGCGTCTAAGGGTAAGGGGATCGCCACCGGAGGTGGATTCTCCGGCGGGAAGCGTAAGCACGATGACAAGTCCGGTGGTGGCCGGAAGAGGGGCAACCCCGGCGTTCTTAGATTCTTCGAAGACGTCGCTGACGAAGCCGACGACGGCGACGAGAGTGACTTCGATGACG ATTTTATGGAAGAAGAATTTGAAACAGAACCTGTAGCCCCGAATGACCCAGGGAAAGCACATAACCTTCCATTCGTTCCTAAAGAGGAGGATCTGGATGGTGAAGAGTTTGAAAAAATGATGGAAGAACGATACAGGAGTGGCTCGAGCTATGTAACCTATGCTGAAGATAATTATGAGAACAAAAGGTCTGTTGATGGAAATGTTCTGCCTAATGTTAAGGATCCAATCATCTGGAAAGTGAAATGCATG GTTGGCCGCGAGAGGCATTCAGCTTTCTGTATGATGCAGAAGTTTGTTGACTTCCGATCGCTAGGTACCAAACTACAGATTGTTTCTGCATTTGCTGTTGAGCACATCAAGGGTTTTGTTTTCATCGAAGCTGACAAGCAATCTGATATTAATGAG GCATGTAAAGGAATTTGTAGTATATACCCATCCCGAGTAATGCCAGTTCCAAATAACGAAGTTTCTCATTTGCTGTCTCCTCGGACTAAATCCAATGGAATTACTGCGGGCATGTGGGCTCGTGTGAAGAATGGGAACTACAAGGGTGATTTGGCACAG GTTGTATTTGTGAATGATTTACGAAAAAGAGCGACCGTAAAGCTGATCCCCAGAATTGATCTTCAAGCAATGGCTGCAAAATTT GGTGGAGGAGGTACTAGAAAGAAAAGGTCTGCACCTGCCCCAAGATTGATCAGCTCAAACGAACTCGA GGAGTTCCGCCCTCTCATCCAGTACAGGACTGATCGTGAAAGTGGCATGAAGTTTGAATTTCTTGATGGTCTGATGTTCAAGGATGGATATGTATACAAAAAAGTATCAATAGATTCATTAAGCTTCTGGGGTGTTATGCCATCAGAAGAAGAGCTACTGAAATTCACTCCTTCTGAGAACACCAAAAATGAGGATGAGGACTGGCTTACAGAGCTTTATGGTAcaacagaaaagaaaaggcgGACCATCAAAATTGAAGAAGGCGGTGGTAAAGGAGAGGGTTCATCAGGTTCTATGGGGAAAGGAGAGGGTTCATCAGGGTCTATGGGGAAAGGAGAGGGCACATCAGGGTCTATGGGGAAAGGAGAGGGTTCATCAGGATCTATGGGGAAAGGAGAGGGTTCATCACAGACTATGGGGAAAGGAGAGGGTTCATCTGGGTCTAAGGGGAAAGGAGAGGGTTCATCAGGTTCTATGGGAAAGGGTGAGGACTCATCAGCGTCTATGGGGAAAGGAAAGGGTTCTTCAGTGTCCAGTGGGAATGGCTTTGAACTGTATGATCTTGTTTGTTTTGG CCGGAAAGATTTTGGTCTTGTAATAGGCATGGAGAAAGATGATAGCTACAAG ATTCTGAAAGAGGGGGTGGAAGGACCTATTGTGCTGATGGTTCAGAAGCGTGAGTTAAAAAATGTTCTTTCTGATATGAAATTTACGGCATTAGATCAGCACATGAAGGCCATATGCGTTAGTGATACTGTCAAAGTGTTGCAAGGACCTTTGGAG GGTAGGCAGGGTATTGTTAAGCAAATCTATAGAGGCACCATATTCTTGTATGATGAGAACGAGACAGAAAATGGTGGTTATTTTTGCTCAAAATCACAAATGTGTGAGAAAGTTAAGCTTTACATTGATTCTTGCAAAGAGAAG GATGGGGATTCAGGTGCTCTGGGTTTTGGAGATTTCGTGTCGTCTCCTAAATCCCCGCTATCGCCAAAAAAGCCATGGCAAGAAAGGGATAGTAACT TCAGTCAGGGTGATAAAGATGGAATGTTCTCAATTGGTCAAACTGTAAGAATCCGTGTGGGTCCATTGAAGGGATACCTCTGTCGCATCTTGGCTATACGCCGTGCTGATATTACTGTTAAGCTTGATTCTCAGCAAAAGGTTCTTACAG TTACAAAAGAGCATATTTCTGAAGTTCGTGGAAAGAGCTCTAATGTGCTGATTGG TGAGGACCCGGAGTCCAGTTTAAAACCATTTGATTTGCTCGGAAGTGAAGGAGGCTCAAATG ACTGGACAAATGGAGCTGGGGCATCTGCGGGGGGTGATGGGTGGGATGCTGGAGGGGCATCAGCCGGGGGTGGTGGGTGGAATGCTGGAGGGGCATCTGGTGAAAG TAATTCTTGGGCTAGTGCAAATCTTGTTAAAAAAG ATGATGATACTTCTTGGGGGAGCAAAGCGGCTCCAAGTACAGCTTCATCCTGGGGTGCAGCAGCAGCACCAACAGCAGATAACAATGATCAAGGTGCCGGCTGGGGAAAAAGTGACGCTTGGGGAAAATCAAGTGCTAAAACTGAGGGTGATAGTAGTGCACCAGATAACAGTGATCAAGGTGCTAGCTGGGGAAAAAGCAACACTTGGGGAAAATCAAGTGCTAAAGCTGGAGGTGACAGTAGTGCACCAGATAACAATGATCAAGGTGCTGGCTGGGGAAAAAGCGATGCTTGGGGAAAATCAAGTGCTAAAACTGGGGGTGGCAGCGGTGCACCAGCAGATAACAATGATCAAGGCGCTGGTTGGGGAAAAAGCGACTCTTGGGGGAAATCAAGTGCTAAAACTGGGGGTGACAGCAGTGCCCCAGATAACAATGACCAAGGTGCTGGCTGGGGAAAAAGTGATTCTTGGGGGCAGAAGGCTGAACCTGCTGGGACGGGTCAACTGGATTCATGGGGCAAAGGTAAAAATGTTGTTGATGCGGGAGCATGGGGAAAGAAGTCTGATGCACCATCTGGTGATATTTCAAGCCCTGGGTGGGCTCAACAGAAATCTTGGGACAAAGGAAATGCAGTCGGTAGTGATGGGCCTGCTTGGGGTAAGCCTCAGAATAAAGCCACAGGGAACTGGAGCAGTAAAGATGAACCAACTGTTGGTGATGCAGGGTGGAAAAGCTCAACACCTGCTGAAAATGTTCAGACTGGAAGCTGGGGTAAGGCAGGTGGCAGTTCAACCGAGAGTAAACAAGATGGCAGTTCTTCTTGGGGTAAGCCAGCTGGCGATTCTTCATGGGGTAAACAAACTGGAGGGTCTTCATGGGGTAAACAAGCTGATGTAACCGCTGCCGGAGTGGGGAACAATGGAGGCAAGTGGGGCAAAGGATCTGCCGCCAATGAACAACAAAGTGGGGGAGGGGGAGATCAATCATCAGGCTGGGGTCAAACTAAAGCTTGGCAAGGTGGGTCAAGTGGCGGAGGGGGAGATCAGGTTTCTAAATGGGGCCAGAAAGGCAATTGGAACTCAGGATCTAGTGAGACTGGTGGCAGTCAAGAGTCTGGTTGGGGTAAGAAAAGCGATGGGAACATCGGATCTGCTTCCTCAGGTGGGAACCAGGATTCTACTTGGGGCAAGATAATCAACTCGAACTCTGGATCCGACGACACTGGTGGAAATCTTGATTCTAGTTGGGGGAAGAAGAGTACTTGGAATTCTCAATCTAGTGAGACTGGTGGCAATCAAGAGTCCAGTTGGGGGAAGAAAAGTGATTGGAAATCAGGATCTGATGACACCGGTGGGAACCAGGATTCAACTTGGGGCAAAAAAAGTAGTTGGAACTCAGGAACTGGTGATGCAGATCAGAAATCGAGTTGGGGCAGTAAAAGCAGTTGGAATTCAACAGATGGTGGGAATGGAGACCAGCCTGAGGATTCAAGTGGTGGGAATTGGAGAGGTGGACGTGGTTTTGGAGGTAGAGGCGGTGATAGAGATGGTGACAGAGGGGGTTTTGGAGATGGTGGGCGTAGAGGGGGTTTTGGGGGTAGAGGTGGAGGCGGGAGCAATGGTGCTTGCTTCAAATGTGGTGAATCTGGGCACATGTCGAGGGAGTGCCCCCAGGGTGGTGGAGGTGGTAAAGGTGGTGCTTGCTTCAAGTGTGGTGAGTCTGGGCACATGTCGCGGGAGTGCCCTCAAGGCGGTGGAGGCGGTAAAG GTGGTGCTTGCTACAAGTGTGGTGAGTCTGGGCACATGGCGAGGGATTGCTCCCAGGGCGGTGGAAGCTATGGTGGTGGCAGCCGTAGCGGTGGAGGCGGCGGCGGTGGTGCTTGCTTCAAGTGTGGTGATTCTGGGCATATGGCGAGGGAGTGCCCCCAGGGCGGTGGAGGGGGTAGCAGTGGTGCTTGCTACAAGTGTGGTGAGTCAGGGCACATGGCGAGGGACTGCTCCCAGGGCGGTGGAGGCTATGGTGGTGGTGGCCGTGGCAGTGGTGGCCGTGGCAGTGGTGGAGGCGGTGGCTGCTACAAGTGCGGACAGTCTGGCCATTTCGCAAGGGAGTGCCCGAACAGTGGTTAA